One Siniperca chuatsi isolate FFG_IHB_CAS linkage group LG8, ASM2008510v1, whole genome shotgun sequence DNA segment encodes these proteins:
- the slc25a5 gene encoding ADP/ATP translocase 2 yields the protein MTEQAISFAKDFLAGGIAAAISKTAVAPIERVKLLLQVQHASKQITVDKQYKGIIDCVVRIPKEQGFISFWRGNLANVIRYFPTQALNFAFKDKYKKVFLDGVDKHTQFWRYFAGNLASGGAAGATSLCFVYPLDFARTRLAADVGKTGQGREFKGLGDCLVKISKSDGIKGLYQGFSVSVQGIIIYRAAYFGVYDTAKGMLPDPKNTHIFISWMIAQSVTAVAGLVSYPFDTVRRRMMMQSGRKGADIMYTGTLDCWKKIVRDEGAKAFFKGALSNVLRGMGGAFVLVLYDELKKVI from the exons ATGACTGAACAAGCTATTTCCTTTGCCAAGGACTTCTTGGCTGGTGGTATTGCCGCTGCCATCTCCAAAACAGCCGTAGCCCCCATCGAGAGAGTCAAGCTTCTTCTCCAG GTTCAACATGCCAGCAAACAGATTACAGTTGACAAGCAGTACAAGGGCATCATTGACTGTGTCGTCCGTATCCCAAAAGAGCAGGGCTTCATCTCGTTCTGGAGAGGGAATCTGGCTAACGTCATCCGATACTTCCCCACTCAGGCCCTCAACTTTGCTTTCAAGGACAAGTACAAGAAGGTTTTCCTTGATGGCGTGGACAAGCACACACAGTTCTGGAGATACTTTGCGGGTAACTTGGCGTCTGGCGGTGCCGCCGGAGCCACTTCGCTCTGTTTCGTCTATCCCCTCGACTTCGCCAGAACACGTCTGGCTGCTGATGTCGGCAAAACCGGACAGGGGCGTGAGTTCAAAGGCCTGGGAGACTGCTTGGTGAAGATCTCCAAGTCTGATGGGATCAAGGGTCTGTACCAGGGCTTCAGCGTTTCAGTACAGGGCATTATCATCTACAGAGCTGCTTACTTTGGCGTCTACGACACCGCAAAGG GCATGCTTCCAGACCccaagaacacacacatttttattagcTGGATGATCGCTCAGTCTGTGACTGCGGTCGCTGGTCTTGTGTCCTACCCCTTTGACACTGTCCGTCGTCGTATGATGATGCAGTCTGGACGCAAAGGAG CCGACATCATGTACACTGGCACCCTTGACTGCTGGAAGAAAATTGTACGTGACGAGGGTGCCAAGGCCTTCTTC